In Candidatus Jidaibacter acanthamoeba, the genomic window AATCGGCAGTTATAATCCGCTGCTTGCTAAAGATAACGAGCAAAGAGTTGTTATTAATCAGGAAAGAGCTAAACACTGGCTTTCCGTTGGTGCGCAAGCTACTGATAGAGTAGAGAAATTTTTACTTAATTTTGGTTTATTAGCAGGCAAAAAAGAGAAAGTAGCTAATAAATAAATTATTTAACGAGCTTAAGGTTTAATAAAAGGTCCTAAAATGTCGATTCAACGCGCTAAAAACGATTACGATATCTGTGTGGGAGTTATTACTTCGGTAAATGGAGTAAAAGGGTACGTAAAAATTAGAAGTTTTACTGACAATCCAAAGGATCTGGCTAACTTTAAAAAGTTATTTGATGAAAGCAATAAAGAGTATCAAATAAATATTATAACTCTTAAAAAAGATTATATAATTGCGGGTATTGAAGGCATCGCTTCAAGGAATGATGCTGAAAAATTAAGAAACACCAGGCTTTATATTAAAAGATCAGAATTACCGTCCGCAGGCAGCAATGAATTTTATCATGCAGACCTTATGGGCTTAGATGCTAAATTAAAAAACGGTACTAATTTCGGCGTAGTTAAAGGCGTGGTTAATTTCGGCGCCGGAGATATTTTAGAGATTTATGATTTAAACTCGGAAAAAACTATTTACTATCCGTTTACTAAGCAATTCGTACCGGAAATTAACTTAGATAAAAGACATATTTTACTTGAGCCGTTAGAAGAAGTTCTTGCAGCTTCAGAATAGGGAGAGCTTATCTGCCGTGTGGAAAGTTTCTATTCTCACTCTCTTTCCGGGAATCTATCCGGGTGCGCTTAATTCATCAATTATCGGTAATGCTCTAGAAGCAGGAATTTGGGGTCTCGATGTTTATAATATTCGGGATTTTGCTCATGATAAGCATAAAACCGTAGATGATACCACCTACGGCGGTGGAGCAGGGTTAGTCATCAAACCTGATATAATGGGTGCTGCAATTGATTCATGTTTTATAAGCAATAATAAACCTATTTATTACCTTACGCCTCGAGGTAAAGTTTTTAATCAAAAGATTGCTAAAGAAATTATAAGTGAACATTCTTCAGGTATTAATATTATCTGCGGCAGGTATGAAGGGATTGACGAAAGAATATTTACGGAGTATAACATTGCCGAGATAAGTATGGGCGACTATGTTGTCTCATCCGGTGATATTGCTTTATTTCCACTAATAGATTGTTGTGTAAGGTTGTTGCCGGGTGTACTGGAAAAGAGCGAAGCTTTAGATAATGAAAGTTTTGGTGCAGGAAAGTTTGAAAACCTTTTAGAGTACCCTCACTTTACAAAGCCAAGTAATTGGCGCGGCCATGAAGTTCCGGATGTTTTACTTTCGGGTAATCATCAGGAAATTGAAAAATGGCGCCTAAAGCAAGCTGAAATAAAAACTAAAAATGCACGTTCCGATTTATGGAACCAATACATTAAAGGAGAAAAGAAATGAACTTACTTCAACAATATGAATCTCAAAAGATTCAAGCCTTAGTTGCAGGCAAAACTATTCCGGAATTTAGATCCGGTGACACT contains:
- the rpsP gene encoding 30S ribosomal protein S16: MSVKIRLSRSGAKKRPYYRIVVADARSPRDGKFIEKIGSYNPLLAKDNEQRVVINQERAKHWLSVGAQATDRVEKFLLNFGLLAGKKEKVANK
- the trmD gene encoding tRNA (guanosine(37)-N1)-methyltransferase TrmD — translated: MQLQNRESLSAVWKVSILTLFPGIYPGALNSSIIGNALEAGIWGLDVYNIRDFAHDKHKTVDDTTYGGGAGLVIKPDIMGAAIDSCFISNNKPIYYLTPRGKVFNQKIAKEIISEHSSGINIICGRYEGIDERIFTEYNIAEISMGDYVVSSGDIALFPLIDCCVRLLPGVLEKSEALDNESFGAGKFENLLEYPHFTKPSNWRGHEVPDVLLSGNHQEIEKWRLKQAEIKTKNARSDLWNQYIKGEKK
- the rimM gene encoding ribosome maturation factor RimM (Essential for efficient processing of 16S rRNA) gives rise to the protein MSIQRAKNDYDICVGVITSVNGVKGYVKIRSFTDNPKDLANFKKLFDESNKEYQINIITLKKDYIIAGIEGIASRNDAEKLRNTRLYIKRSELPSAGSNEFYHADLMGLDAKLKNGTNFGVVKGVVNFGAGDILEIYDLNSEKTIYYPFTKQFVPEINLDKRHILLEPLEEVLAASE